The stretch of DNA TGGACTTCCAGGGCCATTATATAACTGCTCTGCCAAAGGTATATAAATGAGGAGTCTATGTAGCATTACCAGAACAATTTGGAGAAACAACTATTTCCAGCAAGAGCCGCACAGTACTTTAGGCACAAAATTTGATAGGGAGAAACAAAAATCCTGTAAAacgaaaaattaattatatatttacatatttatacatattattttatatattttttaacaaattaattaactactaaaataattaaatattttacagtagaataatcaaatattttatacagtAATAATAgagaaataatattaaattttttattaattatttttaaaataaatacataatattatatataataaatatgtaattttagatattatatatataaaattatagatattaaattaaataagataacttTGTATTATTGTGACCTTACATTACTATGTATGATTGGTTTTTTGCCTAAGCAAAACTTGGTCATTCTTTACAGATACATTCAAATTGAAGGTGAAGGCGAGGAAGATTTACCTTTTGCGATTGATCAATGCTGCGCTCAACGATCAGCTCTTCTTCAGCATTGCAAATCACACTCTCACAGTTGTTGAAGTAGATGCTGTTTATGTAAAGCCATTTTCAACAAACACAATACTAATTGCCCCAGGTCAAACCACTAACGTTCTTCTGAAGACTAAGTCACATTACCCCAATGCCACTTTCTTAATGATGGCTAGACCATACGCAACCGGCTTAGGAACCTTTGACAATTCAACCGTCGCCGGCGTATTGGAATACAAAACCCCACCCAATACTCATCGTTCAAATTCAACTGTTTCATTGAAGAACCTTCCGCTCCTAAAACCTGTCCTGCCAGCGCTTAGCGACACTTCTTTTGCAACAAAATTTACCAACAAACTCCGCAGTCTCGCAAGCGCTGAGTTCCCAGCTAATGTCCCCAAGAAAGTGGATAGACACTTTTTCTTCACAGTTGGGCTCGGTACAAATCCGTGCGAGAAGAACCAAACATGTCAAGGGCCTAATGGGACGAAATTCTCTGCATCGGTGAACAATGTGTCTTTTGCACTTCCCGACACCGCGCTTCTCCAATCTTATTTCTTTAGACAATCCAATGGTGTTTACACCGCAGACTTCCCAACAAGTCCCTTGAATCCGTTCAACTACACCGGCGCGCCGCCGAACAACACGATAGTGAACAGTGGGACAAAGATGGTGGTTATTCCGTACAACACGAGCGTGGAGGTAGTCATGCAGGACACCAGCATTCTTGGTGCGGAAAATCACCCTCTCCATTTGCATGGCTTTAACTTCTTTGTTGTTGGCCAAGGTTTTGGTAACTTCGATCCAAAAATCGATCCTGCAAACTTCAATCTTCTTGATCCTGTTGAAAGGAACACAGTTGGTGTTCCATCTGGTGGATGGGTTGCTATACGATTCCTTGCGGATAATCCAGGTTAGTGACAACAATGCTTCGTAAAACAATTACTTCTTTTAAGAAGTTCCgagtttgataaaatgtttaacaaactttattaatttttttttattatttttagttataagACGAATTcgtttaatttaataattcaacaatattcttttaatttattttttaaatattattttgctaaggacaaaaacaataaatttttctgCCCCtagtattttcttcttttttttttaaataaaattcttatatcatattgtttattattttgtcttaaaaaatttaaaatattaagtaCAAGTACGTAAAATATTTTCTTGTAGCtagtataattataatagtTTGTTTTAAATCCTTGACTTTTATCAATTTACTACTTTCTTAGGTTGATTATTAGTTTGAAAAAACATAGTTTCCTACAAAAtcccataaaaaaaattcaacaatttgTTTGATTATTGTGTGTGTACCAGGGTTATGGTTCATGCATTGTCACCTGGAAGTGCATACGAGCTGGGGTTTAAGAATGGCGTGGGTTGTCTTGGATGGAAAGCTCACAAATCAGAAACTGCTTCCACCACCCTTCGATCTTCCAAAGTGCTAAATTCATGCTGACTTTTTTTTTCGTTAATTGTTTCAACATTCTGGCCCTTGTAATTGAGCCTTGAGCGTTTGTTcttccctttttaatttttgcttcATTTCTCTTTTTATGTATAGCAGTTGAGATTTGACTGCGGAAGTTTTTTTTATTGCTGAAGAGAAATGTATTTATGTCACAACGTTTTGAAGCATGAAGTAGTGCCAAAGAGCTACCTGTAGCTCGGGTGGTATTTGTCTCCCCTCTCTCTAGAAATCCCGAATTCAAACCTCACTTGATATAACGGCCACTTCTAATAAAATTGTTTTGACCATCActttattggtttagaaactcaataaattcaattatgatctaaattaaatatcagaattataatacaataatatatgaaattataaataaatatataaaaatatagatatatattctattataaaacttaaaattaaataaattaatactacaacatcaacaataatattataGTTTCATTTAAGTAGTAAGTATAACACGAATTAAAACCCTAAACTTaaaacctaaatcctaaaatctacatattaaattctaatctataaatttaaatcttaactcctaaaattttaaaccttaaactaaaaattttaaattcgtatcaaataattttaaaaagtttagtgagttaaaaagattttagaaatgagttcatattaaatttaaatgggAGATTAGTTGTCTACAAAATTTGAAAagtgaaaatatataaaagttaatATAATTGGCTTTTTAGATATAAAAACGTATGAATTATTACTTATATAACATTTCtcttaaaaataattcaaaggaTGAGTATTTTTGTGTGATTTTttgtaaaacatgaaaagtcAGCTAAAATACTTGCAACAACGACATCAATAATGTTTAGCTGTTATTGAAATATATCAATTAAGATtatgttaaaataatagaagaacAAATAGACTAAAATTGAATACCACAAAAAAGTAGGTACACTAAAATAATGAGTATTGAGTACATTTGAGTACTaaatagaagagaagagaagataaaattgaaattaagtaacacaaaaaatataattactgATCATATCCTAATCCAATACTAAAGTCCAGGATCAAACACTACAAAAAATTTGGATAAAAATGGCGGTTTTTTTGAGTAATTACGGCGGTTTGAACCGCCATTATTACCAAGTACGGCGGTTTCGAAAAACGCCATAATTCAGAGCGCTATTTTGGTTATTACGGCGGTTTTCTAAAAACCGCCACAATTTCCTAGAGTTAAAACGGCAGTTTTTTGCTGGGTTAAAACGGCGGTTCAAATTACCGTTATTTCCAGGTTAA from Arachis duranensis cultivar V14167 chromosome 4, aradu.V14167.gnm2.J7QH, whole genome shotgun sequence encodes:
- the LOC107484722 gene encoding laccase-17-like encodes the protein MGVFLISFPKVPLLLLFMSFINLCMFELALAGTTRHYHFDITYKNVTRLCHTKSIVTVNAQFPGPRIVAREGDHILIKVINNVQNNISIHWHGIRQLQTGWADGPAYVTQCPIQTGQSYVYNYTITGQRGTLFWHAHISWLRSTLYGPLIILPKKGARYPFAKPHKEVPIIFGEWWNADPEAVISQALQSGGGPNVSDAYTMNGLPGPLYNCSAKDTFKLKVKARKIYLLRLINAALNDQLFFSIANHTLTVVEVDAVYVKPFSTNTILIAPGQTTNVLLKTKSHYPNATFLMMARPYATGLGTFDNSTVAGVLEYKTPPNTHRSNSTVSLKNLPLLKPVLPALSDTSFATKFTNKLRSLASAEFPANVPKKVDRHFFFTVGLGTNPCEKNQTCQGPNGTKFSASVNNVSFALPDTALLQSYFFRQSNGVYTADFPTSPLNPFNYTGAPPNNTIVNSGTKMVVIPYNTSVEVVMQDTSILGAENHPLHLHGFNFFVVGQGFGNFDPKIDPANFNLLDPVERNTVGVPSGGWVAIRFLADNPGLWFMHCHLEVHTSWGLRMAWVVLDGKLTNQKLLPPPFDLPKC